Proteins from a single region of Hordeum vulgare subsp. vulgare chromosome 6H, MorexV3_pseudomolecules_assembly, whole genome shotgun sequence:
- the LOC123404832 gene encoding E3 ubiquitin-protein ligase UPL3-like has protein sequence MIVWFLFGSLLFFLNSLRGAPIEDLCLAFTLPGFPDYVLKEGEQNIIVNIHNLEEYVSLVVDATVKSGIMKQVEAFISGFSQVFDISSLQIFSPQELDYLICGRQEIWEAKSLVDNIKFDHRFTPKSPAIINVSTPLFSYTLIWHSTRDHGEAT, from the exons ATGATTGTCTGGTTCCTCTTCGGTTCTttgttgttcttcctcaattccCTCCGTGGAGCTCCTATCGAGGACCTGTGTTTAGCTTTTACTCTTCCAGGTTTTCCTGATTATGTTCTCAAAGAAGGCGAGCAAAACATAATT GTTAATATCCACAACCTAGAGGAGTATGTTTCTTTGGTAGTCGATGCGACAGTGAAGTCAGGGATTATGAAGCAGGTTGAAGCTTTCATATCAGGTTTTAGCCAG GTCTTTGATATCTCATCCCTCCAAATATTTTCACCTCAAGAGCTTGACTATCTAATATGTGGTCGTCAAGAAATATGGGAG GCCAAATCACTGGTGGATAACATAAAATTTGATCACCGGTTTACTCCTAAAAGTCCTGCCATTATAAATGTAAGTACACCCTTATTTTCCTATACCTTAATCTGGCACT CTACTCGAGATCATGGCGAAGCTACTTGA
- the LOC123404833 gene encoding E3 ubiquitin-protein ligase UPL3-like, whose translation MIVWFLFGSLLFFLNSLRGAPIEDLCLAFTLPGFPDYVLKEGEQNIIVNIHNLEEYVSLVVDATVKSGIMKQVEAFISGFSQVFDISSLQIFSPQELDYLICGRQEIWEAKSLVDNIKFDHRFTPKSPGIINLLEIMAKLLEIMAKFTPDQQHAFCQFVTVASSRLPTGGLAALSPKLTIVQKVFYVGISFIYVLAEICSGPTRLGFGTFETSQAAARVYDAAAWRLRRPRAQMNFPEIQTREEV comes from the exons ATGATTGTCTGGTTCCTCTTCGGTTCTttgttgttcttcctcaattccCTCCGTGGAGCTCCTATCGAGGACCTGTGTTTAGCTTTTACTCTTCCAGGTTTTCCTGATTATGTTCTCAAAGAAGGCGAGCAAAACATAATT GTTAATATCCACAACCTAGAGGAGTATGTTTCTTTGGTAGTCGATGCGACAGTGAAGTCAGGGATTATGAAGCAGGTTGAAGCTTTCATATCAGGTTTTAGCCAG GTCTTTGATATCTCATCCCTCCAAATATTTTCACCTCAAGAGCTTGACTATCTAATATGTGGTCGTCAAGAAATATGGGAG GCCAAATCACTGGTGGATAACATAAAATTTGATCACCGGTTTACTCCTAAAAGTCCTGGCATTATAAAT CTACTCGAGATCATGGCGAAGCTACTCGAGATCATGGCGAAATTTACCCCTGATCAACAGCATGCATTCTGCCAGTTTGTAACTGTTGCTTCTTCTCGGCTTCCAACTGGTGGTTTGGCTGCCCTTAGTCCCAAGCTTACCATAGTTCAAAAGGTGTTTTATGTTGGCATCTCCTTCATATACGTCTTG GCAGAGATATGCTCCGGTCCGACACGCCTCGGGTTCGGGACGTTCGAGACCTCCCAAGCTGCCGCCCGCGTGtacgacgcggcggcgtggcggcTCAGGAGGCCACGGGCTCAGATGAATTTCCCGGAAATTCAGACGCGCGAGGAGGTGTAG